A genomic segment from SAR324 cluster bacterium encodes:
- a CDS encoding rhodanese-like domain-containing protein, giving the protein MKQSLLCLWLVLFMTGTLWAQPLKSQFRNVSANEAFQALQQNEKDQPLEILDFRTPAEFSRGHLAEAKLINYFSTDFMKNIQELDRSKAYLVYCQVGGRSSQALNKMKQLGFQHVLHMNHGFAEWQSQGLPVSR; this is encoded by the coding sequence ATGAAACAATCGCTACTCTGTTTATGGCTCGTGCTGTTCATGACAGGAACTTTATGGGCGCAACCGCTCAAGTCACAATTCCGGAATGTATCCGCCAATGAAGCGTTTCAGGCACTTCAGCAAAACGAAAAAGACCAGCCCCTTGAAATTCTGGATTTCCGAACGCCTGCGGAATTCTCCCGTGGACATCTGGCTGAGGCGAAACTGATCAATTATTTTTCAACAGATTTTATGAAAAACATTCAGGAACTGGACCGCTCGAAAGCATATCTGGTCTATTGTCAGGTTGGCGGACGCAGCAGTCAGGCGTTGAACAAAATGAAGCAACTGGGTTTTCAGCATGTCCTGCACATGAATCATGGTTTTGCCGAATGGCAGTCACAGGGGTTGCCTGTTTCCCGTTAA
- the queF gene encoding NADPH-dependent 7-cyano-7-deazaguanine reductase QueF, producing MKTVSADVTSTEYAEGKIFKFESEDSINPDFLERFNYQGPRQWIRYSMPEFSAVCPFSGLPDYGLIVVDYVPKDWLVELKALKYYYLSFRNVGIFQEAVTSRIFQDLNKLLQPEVLIVRTVYNTRGGIDTTCIIRSEDQESLREKTPPFHTSKENL from the coding sequence ATGAAAACAGTTTCCGCTGATGTCACCAGCACGGAATATGCTGAAGGCAAAATATTCAAATTTGAATCGGAAGATTCCATCAATCCAGACTTCCTGGAACGTTTTAACTATCAGGGACCACGTCAGTGGATCCGTTACAGCATGCCTGAATTTTCCGCGGTGTGTCCCTTTTCAGGTTTGCCGGATTATGGACTGATTGTGGTGGACTATGTTCCGAAGGACTGGCTGGTGGAGTTGAAAGCGCTTAAATATTATTATCTTTCCTTCAGAAATGTGGGGATTTTTCAGGAAGCAGTAACATCCCGTATATTTCAGGATCTCAACAAACTGCTACAACCTGAAGTGCTCATTGTCCGCACTGTTTATAACACTCGAGGCGGGATTGATACCACCTGTATCATCCGTTCAGAAGATCAGGAATCCCTCCGGGAAAAAACGCCTCCCTTTCACACCTCAAAGGAGAACTTATGA
- the fliR gene encoding flagellar biosynthetic protein FliR, whose amino-acid sequence MPNLLSYNASELMAFIVVLLRITGIVMTAPILGDVAIPGRIKIAFSLAMTFLIHPFLPAIPVDVHAIHHFLILVTSELLIGLTLGMVGQIMFAAISFAGELIGMQMGLSVANMFDPTTQQQSSLIAVFDKVIASLVFLMIDAHHVVIQAIVQSYQIIPPGKAGLSENLVEEFLKLSSSIFTIGFQIGAPLIVSLFLANIILGLLNRSVPQFQLFVIGFPLTLLLGFGFMSVTMPFFIQTLRIFFERFDDYVLRVLHLLSQ is encoded by the coding sequence GTGCCCAATCTACTCAGTTACAATGCGTCAGAATTGATGGCGTTTATTGTGGTTCTGCTCAGGATAACCGGAATTGTAATGACAGCCCCCATTTTGGGAGACGTTGCGATTCCAGGCAGGATAAAAATTGCCTTTTCCCTGGCAATGACCTTTTTGATCCATCCGTTCCTACCAGCCATTCCTGTTGACGTTCACGCCATTCATCATTTTCTCATTCTGGTAACCAGCGAATTGCTGATAGGTTTGACATTGGGCATGGTCGGACAAATCATGTTTGCCGCCATTAGTTTTGCCGGAGAATTGATCGGAATGCAGATGGGGCTGAGCGTTGCCAACATGTTTGATCCAACCACTCAACAACAATCGTCACTGATCGCGGTGTTTGACAAGGTCATTGCCTCTCTGGTGTTCCTGATGATTGACGCGCACCATGTTGTGATCCAGGCTATTGTGCAAAGTTATCAGATCATTCCTCCGGGCAAGGCTGGCTTGAGTGAAAATCTGGTCGAAGAATTTTTAAAATTATCCTCCAGTATTTTTACCATTGGTTTTCAGATTGGGGCACCACTGATTGTTTCGCTGTTTCTCGCAAACATCATCCTTGGACTCCTCAACCGGTCTGTGCCCCAGTTTCAGTTATTTGTGATCGGGTTTCCGTTGACGTTGCTGTTGGGGTTTGGATTCATGTCTGTCACCATGCCATTTTTTATCCAGACCTTGAGAATCTTTTTTGAACGGTTTGATGATTATGTTCTCCGTGTGCTTCACCTCCTGTCGCAATAA
- a CDS encoding TraR/DksA family transcriptional regulator — translation MEEIKQVLMQEKAQLMADIEEQHNQDINSDHDVGDPIDESVEEQEREFKLLLQDRERNKLLKIEDALRRMAIGDYGFCDECGEEIGKKRLMALPFTRYCVFCQETMERGTARNANTFEDSRNFGED, via the coding sequence ATGGAAGAAATTAAACAAGTTCTAATGCAGGAAAAAGCGCAGTTGATGGCGGATATTGAAGAACAACACAACCAGGATATAAACAGTGATCACGATGTGGGTGATCCAATCGATGAAAGTGTTGAAGAACAGGAACGCGAATTTAAACTGCTGTTGCAGGATCGTGAACGGAACAAACTCCTGAAGATTGAGGATGCTCTGAGAAGGATGGCAATTGGAGATTATGGATTTTGCGATGAATGCGGTGAGGAAATTGGCAAAAAACGCCTGATGGCTCTTCCCTTCACACGCTATTGTGTTTTCTGTCAGGAAACTATGGAACGCGGCACAGCACGCAATGCCAACACTTTTGAAGACAGCCGGAATTTCGGCGAAGATTGA
- a CDS encoding methyltransferase domain-containing protein yields the protein MSVNPARFWCVKNLLNLQKQGWLPEELPPSIPKSEDRRLYSALFQGILRNSILLDTEITARLSQPLHKLPDVVRIILQLGTFELLFMEKIPERATLFEAVELAGVFKVPHKKNLVNAVLRNLQRDLAAGKIALETHPLEVRTSHPAWMVERWRQFYGPELAESMCVANNQYEGMTFFSKNSLENKNNSDVFPDDSMPHPLVPEGRILTQGSSLLQGEAFQHGPWFVQDVSSWLFMRLIHSVVSGKILDMCAAPGGKTFHLLENPAAVQVVSVDSAHARMRLLAENLTRLSFKMPLLLTADGHNLPFTDQTFDLVLVDAPCSSTGTIRKNPDIKRVAKLQDLLRQVSVQRKLLESGAAVTKINGFLVYSTCSLEPEENQRQISRFLQQHPAFQVVPPGKLLEDQTPYQAWLTEEGFFQTLPEAGIMGFFGALLQRVS from the coding sequence ATGTCTGTAAATCCCGCCAGATTCTGGTGTGTGAAAAACTTGTTGAATCTCCAGAAACAGGGCTGGTTGCCGGAAGAGTTGCCGCCTTCCATCCCCAAAAGTGAAGATCGAAGGTTGTATTCCGCATTGTTTCAGGGAATCCTTAGAAACAGCATCCTGCTTGATACTGAAATCACCGCGCGTTTGTCCCAACCACTCCATAAACTGCCGGATGTGGTGCGGATCATTTTACAATTGGGCACTTTTGAATTGTTGTTCATGGAAAAAATTCCTGAGCGTGCCACACTTTTCGAAGCCGTAGAACTCGCGGGAGTTTTCAAAGTTCCACATAAAAAAAATCTGGTGAATGCGGTGTTGCGCAACCTTCAGCGTGATCTGGCCGCAGGAAAAATAGCCCTTGAAACGCATCCACTGGAGGTGCGAACCTCCCATCCGGCATGGATGGTTGAACGGTGGCGGCAATTTTATGGTCCTGAACTGGCAGAATCCATGTGTGTGGCCAATAACCAGTATGAGGGCATGACCTTTTTTTCGAAGAATTCCCTGGAGAACAAGAATAATTCCGATGTTTTTCCTGACGACTCCATGCCCCATCCGCTGGTACCGGAAGGGCGGATCCTGACTCAGGGTTCATCGCTATTGCAGGGCGAAGCGTTTCAGCATGGGCCATGGTTTGTTCAAGATGTGTCTTCCTGGCTGTTTATGCGACTGATACACTCTGTGGTATCAGGAAAAATTCTGGATATGTGTGCGGCACCCGGTGGCAAAACCTTTCATTTGCTCGAAAATCCTGCCGCGGTTCAAGTGGTCTCCGTCGATTCCGCCCATGCCAGAATGCGTCTTCTGGCAGAAAATTTGACCCGACTGTCTTTTAAAATGCCGCTCCTGTTGACCGCTGATGGTCATAATTTGCCGTTTACCGATCAGACGTTTGATCTGGTGCTGGTGGATGCGCCCTGCTCTTCCACAGGAACCATCAGGAAAAATCCTGACATTAAACGTGTTGCAAAATTACAGGATCTGCTAAGGCAGGTTTCTGTGCAACGGAAACTGCTGGAATCAGGAGCGGCTGTCACCAAAATCAACGGTTTTCTGGTATATTCGACCTGCTCACTTGAGCCAGAAGAAAATCAGCGGCAAATTTCCAGATTTCTTCAACAGCATCCCGCATTTCAGGTTGTGCCACCGGGAAAACTTCTTGAGGACCAGACGCCTTATCAGGCATGGCTCACAGAGGAGGGGTTTTTTCAAACGTTGCCAGAGGCTGGCATCATGGGATTTTTCGGAGCCTTGCTCCAGCGTGTTTCCTGA
- a CDS encoding class I SAM-dependent RNA methyltransferase — protein MTKQISAPQPKRVLECQIEKLVSGGNGLGRVNGKVILVGNALPGERVQVSVLEEKKDYLEAETLQVLEPSAQRIEPVEDHFYSCSPWQIMTLDCEQHWKIEIARELFNRFCKLPLDFTIHPLTEHQRFSYRNKLEFNFMMHQGTLSFAMLQRGTHNLQPVCGCLLGESRLNQMAHNILEWLQARKIEVNQLRKLIVRTCTGGAIQASLFIHSSHFPQAQSLFEKTGLAGLWIYEETTNRKHPRLIKQLGIPYLEEVLRHRVLRYGDQAFFQINVFPLNAVLEDILPFVRDEHLVDYYGGVGALGIGLADAVRSCMVVESDRNAVAFASANIALNHLTHYQALHGRSETLPNYIEGDKVILVDPPRAGLDAGFCNEILKKLPKRLIYLSCNPSTCTRDVSRLLGAYRPVFWKLYNFFPATPHFETLLVLER, from the coding sequence ATGACTAAACAAATTTCAGCGCCACAACCAAAGAGAGTTCTGGAATGCCAGATTGAAAAACTGGTTTCAGGAGGGAATGGGCTTGGCAGGGTGAATGGGAAGGTGATACTCGTTGGAAATGCACTGCCCGGGGAACGGGTTCAGGTGTCGGTGCTGGAAGAAAAAAAAGATTACCTCGAGGCGGAAACACTTCAGGTTCTGGAACCATCGGCTCAACGGATTGAACCGGTTGAAGACCATTTTTACTCATGCAGTCCGTGGCAGATCATGACGCTTGACTGTGAGCAACACTGGAAAATAGAGATTGCCCGGGAATTGTTCAATCGTTTTTGTAAACTGCCGCTTGATTTCACCATCCATCCGCTCACAGAACACCAACGATTTTCCTACCGCAACAAACTTGAATTCAATTTCATGATGCATCAGGGAACATTGTCCTTCGCCATGCTCCAGCGCGGAACCCATAATCTGCAACCTGTTTGTGGTTGTCTGTTGGGGGAATCCCGGCTGAACCAGATGGCACACAACATTCTGGAATGGCTTCAAGCCCGAAAAATTGAGGTCAACCAACTCAGAAAACTGATTGTACGAACCTGCACCGGGGGGGCGATCCAGGCAAGTCTGTTCATCCATTCCTCACATTTTCCACAGGCTCAATCATTGTTTGAAAAAACAGGGCTGGCCGGACTCTGGATTTATGAAGAAACAACTAACAGGAAACACCCGCGATTGATCAAACAGTTGGGAATCCCCTATCTGGAAGAAGTGCTCCGGCACAGGGTTCTGCGCTATGGCGACCAGGCCTTTTTTCAGATCAATGTGTTTCCCTTGAATGCCGTGCTTGAGGACATACTGCCCTTTGTCAGAGATGAGCACCTGGTCGATTACTATGGCGGGGTCGGCGCCCTGGGAATTGGACTGGCTGATGCGGTTCGAAGCTGTATGGTGGTCGAAAGTGACAGGAACGCGGTCGCCTTCGCCTCAGCCAATATCGCGCTCAATCATCTGACTCATTATCAGGCATTGCATGGCCGCAGTGAAACTTTACCAAATTACATTGAGGGCGACAAAGTGATCCTGGTGGATCCTCCCCGTGCGGGACTTGATGCCGGCTTTTGCAATGAAATCCTTAAAAAACTACCGAAACGACTGATCTATTTATCCTGCAATCCTTCCACCTGCACCCGTGATGTATCACGCTTGCTCGGGGCATACCGCCCGGTTTTCTGGAAATTGTATAATTTTTTTCCGGCAACACCCCATTTTGAAACACTCCTTGTGCTGGAACGCTGA
- the miaB gene encoding tRNA (N6-isopentenyl adenosine(37)-C2)-methylthiotransferase MiaB — protein sequence MTKKVNIQTFGCQMNEYDSEKMAEILKQQNYVYTDQTEDADLILLNTCSVRDKAEQKVYSMLGRLKMLKEKHPGLIIGVGGCVAQQEGETILKRAKSVDMVFGTDNLFDLPEMLEQVRQGKRVLRTERKEYKQKVRNFIPETLFHSPPGPQFKSHISITKGCNNFCTFCIVPVTRGLEVSREPENIIEEARKLVAEGIVEICLLGQNVNSYKANGVDFVELLRQLDALPGLSRLRFISPHPKDFQEDLARAFVELPSLCEHMHLPIQSGSDKILKSMRRHYTLEEFMEKVHLLRSHLPEAAISTDLIVGFPGETDEDFQCSVKAMELARFDQVYSFKYSPRPGTPAATFDEQVPEEVKNERLRIVLELHEKIIGEKYQSMIGTTQEVLLEGFHPKFSQCPTGKTRGNHSIMIEDSTGKPGDILNVIITEAKLYSLVGKPF from the coding sequence ATGACTAAAAAAGTGAATATCCAAACTTTCGGTTGCCAGATGAATGAATACGATTCTGAAAAAATGGCCGAAATTCTGAAACAGCAAAACTATGTTTACACCGATCAAACAGAGGACGCCGACCTGATTCTGCTGAATACCTGTTCTGTCAGAGATAAGGCTGAACAAAAGGTTTACAGCATGCTGGGACGATTGAAAATGCTGAAGGAGAAACATCCCGGACTCATCATCGGGGTTGGGGGGTGTGTGGCGCAACAGGAAGGTGAAACCATTCTGAAACGGGCAAAATCAGTCGATATGGTTTTTGGAACAGACAATCTGTTTGATCTTCCGGAAATGCTGGAACAGGTCCGTCAGGGCAAACGGGTGTTGCGTACCGAACGCAAGGAATATAAACAAAAAGTAAGAAATTTTATCCCGGAAACCCTGTTTCACTCTCCACCCGGACCACAGTTCAAATCGCATATTTCCATCACCAAGGGCTGTAATAATTTTTGCACCTTCTGTATTGTTCCCGTCACTCGTGGTCTTGAGGTGAGCCGCGAACCGGAAAATATTATTGAGGAAGCACGTAAACTGGTCGCTGAAGGAATTGTGGAAATCTGCCTGCTGGGTCAGAACGTCAATTCCTACAAAGCCAACGGAGTGGATTTTGTGGAATTATTGAGACAACTCGATGCGCTTCCCGGACTCAGCAGACTTCGCTTCATTTCCCCTCATCCCAAAGATTTTCAGGAAGATCTGGCCCGGGCCTTTGTGGAATTGCCCTCCCTTTGTGAACACATGCATCTGCCAATTCAATCAGGATCCGATAAAATTCTGAAATCCATGCGACGGCATTACACGCTGGAAGAATTTATGGAAAAAGTTCATCTCTTGCGCAGTCATTTGCCTGAGGCCGCCATCTCCACCGATTTGATTGTGGGTTTTCCCGGTGAAACCGATGAAGATTTTCAATGTTCGGTTAAGGCGATGGAACTGGCACGGTTTGACCAGGTGTACTCCTTCAAGTATTCACCACGACCTGGAACTCCCGCGGCAACCTTTGATGAACAGGTTCCTGAAGAGGTTAAGAATGAACGTTTGCGAATTGTGCTGGAATTGCATGAGAAAATCATTGGCGAAAAATATCAATCCATGATCGGAACAACACAGGAAGTACTGCTTGAAGGATTTCATCCCAAATTTTCTCAATGTCCCACAGGAAAAACCCGTGGCAACCATTCGATCATGATTGAGGACTCCACAGGAAAACCCGGCGACATACTGAATGTCATCATTACCGAAGCCAAACTCTATTCACTCGTAGGAAAACCTTTTTAA
- a CDS encoding aminotransferase class IV — MTTSLLEICVNGSFFPENQPVLTASDRGLLLGDGLFETIRVYQQKPFLIQQHLTRMLASARHFRFPLLPDSFVIHSWLQALIERNQIQTGYARVTLTRGLKQSPGLYLDQESHPQIIIETKPLEYREMTWNITLAEVRRSRTSLISAHKTTNYLENLMVLDQAKNEGFDEAILCVEEGLVQEGTRTNLFFVEENQLFTPPLELGPLPGITRGLVMNQLQHGYPVTELPFAWDSVRMADEVFLTNSLWGIIEVSRVDELHKPAGKVTQKLKQVYLQYVQSFKETKI; from the coding sequence GTGACGACTTCTTTGCTTGAAATTTGTGTCAATGGCAGTTTTTTTCCAGAAAACCAGCCGGTATTGACAGCCAGTGATCGAGGCTTGTTGCTGGGTGATGGTTTGTTTGAAACCATTCGGGTTTATCAACAAAAACCATTTTTGATCCAGCAGCATCTGACACGAATGCTGGCATCAGCCCGCCACTTTCGTTTTCCGCTTTTGCCCGATTCCTTCGTGATCCATTCATGGCTTCAAGCGTTGATAGAGCGCAATCAGATCCAGACCGGCTATGCGCGCGTCACCCTGACCCGTGGCCTCAAACAATCTCCCGGACTTTACCTTGATCAGGAGTCTCACCCTCAAATCATTATTGAAACAAAACCGCTTGAATACCGGGAAATGACCTGGAACATCACCCTGGCTGAGGTCCGTCGTTCAAGAACATCCTTGATTTCCGCGCACAAAACAACCAACTATCTGGAAAACCTGATGGTTTTGGATCAGGCAAAAAATGAGGGCTTTGATGAAGCAATTCTCTGTGTGGAAGAAGGACTGGTTCAGGAGGGCACACGCACCAACCTGTTTTTTGTCGAAGAAAACCAACTATTCACTCCACCCCTTGAATTGGGGCCCTTGCCCGGCATCACACGGGGACTTGTGATGAACCAACTCCAACATGGTTACCCTGTGACTGAACTTCCGTTTGCCTGGGATTCTGTTCGCATGGCTGACGAGGTGTTTTTAACCAATTCCCTGTGGGGCATTATCGAGGTTTCCCGGGTGGATGAATTGCATAAACCAGCGGGAAAAGTGACGCAGAAACTGAAGCAGGTCTATCTGCAATATGTACAATCATTTAAGGAGACAAAAATATGA